From Parasphaerochaeta coccoides DSM 17374, a single genomic window includes:
- a CDS encoding DbpA RNA binding domain-containing protein produces MAYDNTDKSVGFDPEILAGKIKELAAQTRSDSNVETLDALRKLIKRNVPFTLRGYFSAYLLRELVTSSSSKSWKPSTERPKQPRTPRPPRQDATDGNSPAADGDGKRSQKPLPEGTRTLYLNIGKMKRLHAKDLSVLLQEKLGITREDILSIRIHDKYTFIAMKEEHCEKAIELLNGIDINGRTVAISYSNRE; encoded by the coding sequence ATGGCGTATGACAACACGGACAAATCCGTCGGTTTTGACCCAGAAATCCTGGCTGGCAAAATAAAGGAACTTGCCGCCCAGACCCGCAGCGACAGCAATGTCGAAACGCTTGATGCCTTGCGCAAGCTAATCAAGAGGAATGTCCCCTTTACCCTCCGAGGCTACTTTTCCGCTTACCTCCTGAGAGAGTTGGTTACATCATCTTCCTCCAAAAGTTGGAAGCCTTCCACGGAAAGACCGAAACAGCCCCGTACCCCACGCCCTCCCCGCCAGGATGCGACAGATGGGAATTCTCCGGCAGCCGATGGCGACGGCAAACGCAGCCAAAAGCCTCTCCCCGAAGGGACGCGCACCCTTTACCTGAATATAGGAAAGATGAAACGGCTCCACGCCAAGGATTTGTCCGTCCTTCTCCAGGAAAAGTTGGGGATAACCAGGGAAGACATCCTGTCCATCAGGATTCACGACAAATATACTTTCATCGCCATGAAGGAAGAACATTGCGAAAAAGCCATTGAGCTTCTCAATGGCATAGATATCAACGGACGCACAGTGGCAATCAGCTATTCCAACAGGGAATAG
- the mltG gene encoding endolytic transglycosylase MltG translates to MSNPSSRPLSDKMKAELAAKDYSEQVRKTARPSPKDKQPEFDFDLLEPPPTLEDTRRKLEQKKKTEATSRPVKSVSMKVSIEKKKQLRNASTSSRTSGAGGGKTFSSRSSSRNSSRQGDDARTLDHVARTVRARSREVPPKQVPQPVTSRQKMPAERLFIVLLCAFGIMVMGIAVIILVRQMASKADTPSLLFSSVSSAQRKPVPAPVSALSPGTLVPVTIEQGWGAAAIARLLADSGIVADAESFLSAVMAEGAESSLKAGVHYLQPEMDFPQLISVLTKEKGDEVEVMIYAGLTLSEIDAYVASRFLALPGDFLAAANSLASHEGLGFTEGWFMAGTYRIPVSDAARSLASAMYHATLIELKPVLKNISEQDMAVEEIIIIASMITAETKNPQEMPDISGIIHNRLADGIPLGIDATTRYETGNWSEPIPASVFEKRTPYNTRRVAGLPPSGICAPSSNALLAAAMPPKTSWYYYLHDASGTIHYAEDYEGHKRNIAEYLGR, encoded by the coding sequence ATGAGTAACCCTTCCTCCCGGCCTTTGAGTGACAAAATGAAAGCTGAGCTGGCAGCAAAGGATTATTCGGAACAAGTACGTAAGACGGCTCGACCATCTCCGAAAGACAAGCAACCGGAGTTTGACTTTGACCTTCTAGAACCTCCCCCAACGCTGGAAGATACCCGCAGGAAACTGGAACAGAAGAAAAAAACTGAAGCAACTTCCCGTCCGGTTAAATCCGTCTCAATGAAAGTCTCCATAGAAAAGAAAAAACAGCTGCGGAATGCTTCCACATCCAGCCGAACATCTGGCGCAGGGGGAGGAAAAACTTTTTCATCCCGTAGTTCATCCCGTAATTCTTCCCGCCAGGGCGATGATGCGCGGACGCTCGACCATGTCGCACGGACAGTTCGTGCCCGGTCCCGTGAGGTTCCACCAAAACAGGTGCCCCAGCCTGTGACCTCCCGGCAAAAGATGCCTGCTGAAAGGCTCTTTATTGTTTTGCTCTGCGCATTCGGAATCATGGTCATGGGGATAGCGGTTATCATTCTGGTACGTCAGATGGCCTCTAAAGCGGATACTCCGTCCCTGCTTTTTTCGTCCGTTTCATCAGCACAAAGGAAGCCTGTACCTGCTCCGGTATCTGCTCTTTCTCCGGGGACGTTGGTTCCGGTGACAATCGAGCAAGGGTGGGGGGCCGCTGCTATCGCACGACTTCTTGCTGATTCTGGCATTGTCGCTGATGCGGAAAGTTTCCTCTCGGCGGTGATGGCTGAGGGTGCCGAGTCATCACTCAAGGCAGGGGTTCATTATCTCCAGCCTGAAATGGATTTTCCGCAGCTCATATCAGTCCTGACGAAAGAGAAGGGAGATGAGGTCGAGGTAATGATTTATGCCGGACTGACGCTTTCTGAGATTGATGCCTATGTTGCCTCACGCTTCCTTGCCTTGCCGGGTGATTTCCTTGCCGCGGCGAACAGCCTTGCCAGCCATGAGGGACTGGGCTTCACCGAAGGATGGTTCATGGCAGGAACGTACAGGATTCCTGTTTCCGATGCCGCCCGTAGTTTGGCCTCGGCAATGTACCACGCGACACTCATTGAACTGAAACCTGTCCTAAAGAACATTTCCGAACAAGATATGGCTGTTGAGGAAATAATCATCATCGCCAGCATGATTACTGCTGAAACAAAGAATCCGCAGGAGATGCCGGACATCAGCGGAATTATTCACAACCGGCTGGCAGATGGCATTCCTTTGGGAATCGATGCGACCACACGCTACGAGACAGGCAACTGGTCAGAACCCATACCTGCATCGGTATTTGAAAAGAGGACGCCTTACAATACACGACGCGTCGCGGGACTTCCTCCTTCCGGCATCTGCGCGCCATCTTCCAATGCTTTGCTGGCCGCTGCCATGCCACCAAAAACATCATGGTATTATTATCTGCATGATGCGTCAGGAACCATCCATTATGCCGAAGACTATGAAGGACACAAACGGAACATTGCGGAATATCTGGGCAGATGA
- a CDS encoding class I SAM-dependent methyltransferase: MGNFKGVADTLFIPLEARIYVSKKYPEYFYDEKALSLEKYIADDIIQKKSSEYSFMASVARYHNMDDMVRTYIAQNGTCNVIYLGAGLETAYFRLNNKQAFFYEIDLPEVIHSRRIVLGDNENESLIGGNAFDVVWAAHIDKALPTLLLASGVFQYFKQEKIIKLIHNVRDTFDNAEFIFDATNQIGIKYANAYVRKTGNTDAQMYFYINDSTEFARQTGTVLLEERPFFTQARIMLAKRLKLYTRIAMKVADDKKRTIIVHLKL; this comes from the coding sequence ATGGGCAACTTTAAAGGTGTGGCTGACACATTGTTTATACCGTTGGAGGCGCGTATCTATGTGTCAAAGAAATACCCAGAGTATTTCTATGATGAAAAAGCGCTGTCGTTGGAAAAATATATTGCCGATGATATCATTCAGAAGAAATCATCCGAATATTCGTTCATGGCTTCTGTTGCCAGATACCATAACATGGATGATATGGTGCGAACGTACATTGCACAAAATGGCACATGTAATGTTATTTATTTAGGTGCAGGCTTGGAAACAGCTTATTTTCGTTTAAATAACAAACAAGCTTTCTTTTATGAAATTGATTTACCAGAGGTTATTCATTCCCGGCGCATCGTTTTAGGGGATAATGAGAATGAATCATTGATTGGCGGTAACGCATTTGATGTGGTATGGGCCGCTCATATTGACAAGGCATTGCCTACGTTACTGCTCGCGTCCGGAGTATTCCAGTATTTCAAACAGGAGAAAATCATTAAGCTGATACACAACGTTAGAGATACTTTTGATAATGCGGAGTTCATTTTTGATGCAACAAACCAAATCGGCATAAAATACGCGAATGCGTACGTAAGAAAAACAGGAAATACGGATGCACAAATGTATTTTTATATCAATGACAGTACCGAATTTGCCCGGCAAACAGGTACGGTTCTTTTAGAAGAACGCCCATTTTTTACGCAAGCAAGGATTATGCTCGCAAAGCGATTGAAATTATATACTCGGATTGCAATGAAGGTTGCAGATGATAAAAAGAGGACAATCATTGTGCATCTGAAATTATAA
- a CDS encoding MBL fold metallo-hydrolase gives MKLLRLIATPDYGTNCYLYSPDDAGLWIIDPGTKGLAIIAEIEKLEMSPKGILLTHSHWDHVLGLGVLRKAWPEIPILIHEMERDWLGQEGSRKQKELVKVLDPGFYESYKEAFDSLPSASGTFTDGDSVASGALTVIHTAGHSPGSVCFHGIREGILFSGDTLFQGSIGRSDLPGGNPQELQESLVRLLLLPDETWVLPGHGSPTTIGKERNDNPWIGHPTHVKK, from the coding sequence ATGAAACTTCTCCGTCTCATAGCTACTCCTGATTACGGCACGAACTGTTATCTCTACAGCCCTGATGATGCGGGGCTGTGGATTATTGATCCGGGAACTAAAGGACTGGCAATCATAGCAGAAATTGAAAAGCTGGAGATGTCGCCCAAAGGCATCCTTCTGACACATTCGCATTGGGATCATGTGCTTGGACTGGGCGTGCTGCGCAAAGCGTGGCCGGAGATTCCTATTCTCATCCATGAAATGGAAAGGGACTGGCTAGGACAGGAAGGCAGCCGGAAACAGAAAGAACTGGTCAAGGTGCTCGACCCTGGTTTCTACGAGTCATACAAGGAGGCTTTCGACAGCCTCCCCTCCGCCTCCGGTACGTTCACTGACGGAGACTCCGTAGCCTCAGGAGCCTTGACGGTCATCCACACGGCGGGACATTCCCCTGGCTCTGTCTGTTTTCATGGAATCAGAGAAGGCATCCTTTTCTCAGGTGACACTTTGTTTCAAGGAAGCATAGGCCGTTCCGATCTACCCGGCGGCAATCCGCAGGAGCTTCAGGAAAGCCTTGTCAGGCTTCTGCTTCTCCCCGATGAGACATGGGTGCTGCCCGGACATGGAAGCCCGACTACCATAGGCAAGGAGCGCAACGACAATCCCTGGATTGGGCATCCCACGCACGTGAAAAAATAA
- a CDS encoding patatin-like phospholipase family protein, whose amino-acid sequence MFQRPVRKISVLATILMFFILCLPVAAEGGLSTEIPPVTQVFDAFSGELFASPYPISYGEEGFRTRILERTQGKRDPIGLVLSGGSARAMAHIGVLMYMEEAGIIPDFIISNSMGSIVALLYSAGFSPNQISDILTETDMSGLFDLVLPTKGGLLSLSRFESLLAAHIGHDMKIENSLVPVMIVVEDLVTKRQVHIMEGDYATALAASFAIPVYFDPVEYRGHLLIDGGITNLTPLSFAYEYTDTVIVSTTFYDVDTLNLRNPLTVLNVSLDIGKRREGVAEMYRYAESLLWIRPDVEKISFMEFSKAAEIIGKGYEAAKAQGEALAVLADSSLEVSSLDQIRADRAKDIQRVRAQKQIFGHTTAARTSGALSFGFESHGYPSSGQYLREDTALGLEYKMLSGDLEVSMLGGGGARIRSNAELSIHPLLGAHADFYPISFLRLSADVAGFLAGNSNLVSDIYASAGAEFRQILADGNLVLSLAGIAEMSFQVVRKSPEQEFLLTAGFYGSWFLQNSLLSKPLFFSLLYQLYGHGANPRLRNFAGGNLSSAFRLGKLFTLDAKVSVRFALDGQGDVPYFAQDGYRSRLISLLRRGRSSTNLGSPFLVTGSFYVGIVPFAVNPSFGELVLLDQPRLGPYVDLLWGDGLVPSVAIGMQVDMTMKIIGLKEFPLAVYAGYEFSRKQPSNGGMVWGVSFNL is encoded by the coding sequence ATGTTTCAAAGACCTGTACGGAAAATATCCGTCCTTGCTACCATTCTTATGTTCTTCATTCTGTGCCTGCCGGTAGCAGCGGAAGGTGGATTGTCCACTGAAATTCCTCCTGTTACACAGGTATTTGATGCTTTTTCCGGCGAATTGTTTGCTTCCCCGTATCCTATTTCCTACGGTGAGGAAGGTTTTCGGACACGAATCTTGGAACGAACACAGGGGAAACGCGACCCTATCGGCCTTGTCCTTTCGGGAGGCTCCGCTCGTGCGATGGCGCATATCGGCGTCCTCATGTATATGGAAGAAGCAGGAATCATCCCCGATTTCATCATTTCCAACTCCATGGGCTCCATAGTCGCCCTGCTGTACTCCGCAGGCTTTTCCCCCAATCAAATTAGTGACATCCTGACAGAAACGGATATGAGCGGACTGTTCGACCTTGTGCTGCCCACGAAAGGGGGACTGTTGTCACTCTCCCGTTTTGAATCTCTTCTTGCGGCGCACATCGGCCATGATATGAAGATTGAAAATTCCCTTGTTCCAGTCATGATTGTAGTCGAGGACCTGGTGACGAAACGTCAGGTTCACATCATGGAAGGAGATTATGCCACGGCGCTGGCGGCCTCATTCGCCATTCCTGTGTATTTCGATCCCGTTGAGTATCGCGGCCATCTGCTGATAGACGGAGGCATCACTAATCTGACTCCGCTTTCTTTTGCGTATGAATATACTGATACGGTGATTGTTTCCACCACATTCTATGATGTCGATACGCTGAATCTCCGCAATCCTCTGACCGTCCTCAACGTGTCCCTTGATATTGGCAAACGCCGTGAGGGAGTCGCGGAAATGTACCGCTACGCGGAATCCCTCCTGTGGATACGCCCTGACGTGGAGAAAATCAGTTTCATGGAATTCTCCAAAGCAGCGGAAATCATTGGGAAGGGATATGAGGCCGCGAAAGCGCAGGGGGAAGCACTTGCCGTCCTTGCGGATTCAAGTCTTGAGGTATCCTCACTTGATCAAATACGCGCTGACAGGGCAAAGGACATCCAGCGTGTCCGTGCTCAGAAACAAATTTTCGGCCACACGACTGCTGCCCGTACTTCCGGAGCCCTGAGCTTTGGTTTTGAAAGCCATGGTTATCCCAGTAGTGGTCAATATCTTAGGGAAGATACGGCTCTGGGACTGGAATACAAGATGCTCAGCGGCGACTTGGAAGTATCAATGCTGGGTGGAGGCGGAGCCAGGATCAGGAGCAATGCTGAACTGAGCATACATCCGCTTCTTGGAGCCCATGCCGACTTCTATCCCATCAGCTTCCTGCGTCTCTCTGCTGATGTGGCAGGTTTCCTTGCCGGAAACAGCAATCTGGTGTCTGACATCTATGCGTCCGCGGGCGCCGAGTTTCGTCAAATTCTTGCGGACGGCAACTTGGTTTTGTCACTGGCCGGGATTGCCGAAATGTCTTTCCAAGTAGTCCGCAAGTCTCCTGAACAGGAATTTCTGCTGACAGCAGGGTTTTATGGTTCATGGTTTCTCCAGAACAGCCTTCTGAGCAAGCCTCTGTTTTTTTCCCTGCTGTACCAACTCTATGGACATGGCGCAAATCCACGCCTGAGGAATTTTGCCGGAGGAAACCTGTCGTCCGCCTTCCGGCTCGGTAAACTTTTCACCCTTGACGCCAAGGTCAGTGTCCGTTTTGCCTTGGACGGTCAAGGAGATGTGCCATATTTTGCCCAGGACGGATACCGGAGCAGGCTTATTTCTCTCCTGCGCCGAGGAAGGTCTTCCACGAATCTCGGTTCTCCATTCTTGGTGACTGGTTCTTTCTATGTAGGGATTGTTCCCTTTGCCGTGAATCCATCGTTTGGGGAACTGGTATTGCTCGACCAGCCGCGCTTAGGTCCCTACGTTGACCTTCTGTGGGGCGA